The Drosophila mauritiana strain mau12 chromosome 2R, ASM438214v1, whole genome shotgun sequence genome has a segment encoding these proteins:
- the LOC117136252 gene encoding cuticle protein 16.5 isoform X1: MKFLICLALCIAAAQAGFIASPVTTYAAAPAYAASYAAPVAYSAPVATYAAAAPAYSTYAAAAPAYSTYAAAAPAYSTYAAAAPAYTASVYSAPAYTAPVTTYAAGAAYAAPVTTYSAPAIVSPFLKKK, encoded by the exons ATGAAG TTCCTCATCTGCTTGGCCCTCTGCATCGCCGCCGCCCAGGCTGGCTTCATCGCCTCTCCAGTGACCACTTATGCCGCTGCTCCAGCATATGCCGCCTCCTATGCTGCTCCCGTGGCTTACAGCGCCCCAGTGGCCACCTATGCCGCCGCCGCTCCAGCCTACTCCACCTACGCCGCCGCCGCTCCTGCCTACTCGACCTACGCCGCCGCCGCCCCTGCCTACTCCACATACGCTGCTGCCGCTCCCGCTTACACCGCCTCGGTGTACAGTGCTCCGGCCTATACCGCTCCTGTGACCACCTATGCTGCTGGTGCCGCATACGCTGCTCCCGTGACCACCTACTCGGCTCCGGCCATCGTCAGCCCCTTCCTGAAGAAGAAGTAA
- the LOC117136251 gene encoding uncharacterized protein LOC117136251 isoform X2, with amino-acid sequence MDQRNLTLPTPAATTIMSSSSAAMSAGFATLGGPTTAALAGSTIALATTTTAPPTTTPATFFTYSIPGMDIAPGPFIFTYVSEFLSLITPEELPLDSIRDVLHKNTSLMDFASNAIKIESGFIALMSVFAILALVPLIATCAWCCGRRSTQEEVDHIRNAPCHIRDESLEESLRCRKSAGLVTLWVVFILLTLSDFSIFYANSRLSAGIEMTPEMVKSAVHDVEVFLKDTHLQIKQKLDNGFHVSVERVVKDLEDVDVLLGEPIQAEISAHTGLELAYDSLTTLSLANAELIYRVLMLQETVGRALKLSQEAAARMEELQIQLSVLQRQCTYRDRPLCDTLRIRSFEENGVVDALKTLQEDQSIFRMRYLGEIEFGATVKNLTSEVGVSRSIFSNFPQQVKHDTAYERNYTLEQLASIRHRTTANAQQLTSTVNGLLRRLEDTWSSLEPAYNELKEWADAYWSVGWIAGTVIVWVMLFMLMSYCCFLCESNAKSGVVFFIAVMLICLASICLTIFGVFSLAVGGNAEVFVCRSLYDDDYNMLGKLLDKPGYAYAREPQTGIIGELLRPVGVNRSVVNVGLGQALRGCEQNQASYNVFQLDAFVNTSKISDLRQFPKVSTAIDAISVSGRTLLSLTQSVQNILENMLQTSSFNLTTYRSSVGAPTPEKDLATFIDQMQRVALQIQDVATSSRMTTLGSRSKRLQASILQPLENLQNEILYHLTALELQRDPWAKQVNQTLNHLKSIQSYLENKAGEICHNMTRDYTDRLKAYLTTSKATMESQLGDTTTKCRPFYDTFDASRTFLCRNMVDFINGLTFFIFLTLLLWAIGTPVGLNLITVQTRLNVMQAAQARSKGRHRRSDRSPEHEQRSGSRGRKKQRTSSSATSGRSGKRDQSRERSTSSTARPKPPL; translated from the exons ATGGACCAGCGCAATCTAACACTGCCAACGccagccgcaacaacaattATGTCCTCGTCATCCGCAGCGATGTCGGCGGGCTTCGCAACCCTTGGAGGACCCACCACGGCCGCCCTGGCCGGATCCACAATAGCAttagccacaacaacaacggcgcCGCCAACAACGACGCCAGCCACATTTTTTACCTACAGCATACCAGGCATGGACATTGCGCCCGGACCATTTATATTCACCTACGTTAGTGAATTTTTATCGCTTATCACGCCCGAGGAATTGCCGCTGG ATTCCATACGCGATGTTCTACACAAAAATACCAGCCTGATGGACTTCGCCTCCAAT GCCATTAAAATCGAGTCCGGCTTCATTGCCCTGATGAGCGTGTTCGCCATCCTGGCCCTGGTTCCCCTGATTGCCACGTGCGCCTGGTGCTGCGGTCGTCGCTCCACCCAGGAGGAGGTGGACCACATACGGAATGCACCCTGTCACATCCGGGACGAGTCGCTGGAGGAGAGCTTGCGGTGTCGCAAGAGCGCCGGGCTGGTCACCCTGTGGGTCGTCTTCATCCTGCTGAC GCTGAGCGACTTCAGCATATTTTACGCCAACAGTCGCTTGTCCGCCGGAATAGAGATGACGCCCGAGATGGTCAAGTCAGCCGTGCACGACGTGGAGGTCTTCCTGAAGGACACGCATCTACAAATCAAGCAAAAACTGGATAATGGCTTTCACGTTTCCGTGGAGCGGGTCGTCAAAGACCTGGAAG ACGTGGATGTTCTCCTTGGCGAGCCGATTCAAGCGGAAATATCCGCACACACTGGCCTTGAGCTGGCGTATGATTCACTGACGACGCTTAGCCTGG CGAACGCGGAGCTCATCTACCGCGTGCTCATGCTGCAGGAGACGGTGGGCAGGGCCCTGAAGCTCTCCCAGGAGGCGGCCGCCAGGATGGAGGAGCTGCAGATCCAGCTGTCCGTGCTGCAGCGCCAGTGCACGTACCGCGACCGCCCGCTCTGCGacacgttgcgtatacgcagctTCGAGGAGAACGGCGTCGTCGACGCCCTGAAAACT CTGCAAGAGGACCAGAGCATCTTCCGTATGCGCTACTTGGGCGAAATTGAATTCGGTGCCACTGTCAAAAATCTGACATCGGAAGTTGGCGTGTCACGTTCCATTTTCAGCAATTTCCCGCAACAAGTTAAACATGACACGGCTTATGAGCGGAACT ATACATTGGAGCAGTTGGCCAGCATTCGCCACCGGACGACTGCCAATGCCCAGCAGCTGACCTCTACGGTAAATGGACTGCTCCGGCGGCTGGAGGACACATGGTCATCCCTGGAGCCCGCCTACAACGAGCTGAAGGAGTGGGCGGACGCCTACTGGAGTGTGGGCTGGATTGCCGGGACGGTGATAGTCTGGGTAATGCTCTTCATGCTGATGTCCTACTGCTGCTTCCTCTGCGAGTCGAATGCCAAGTCCGGCGTGGTCTTCTTCATCGCCGTGATGCTCATCTGCTTGGCCAGCATTTGTCTCACCATTTTCGGGGTGTTCTCCCTGGCCGTGGGCGGCAATGCCGAGGTCTTTGTCTGCCGATCTCTCTACGACGACGACTACAACATGCTGGGTAAGCTGCTGGACAAGCCGGGTTACGCATACGCCCGGGAGCCCCAGACCGGCATCATCGGGGAGCTACTGCGTCCTGTCGGCGTCAATCGGTCGGTGGTCAACGTGGGTCTGGGCCAGGCCCTCAG GGGCTGCGAGCAAAATCAAGCATCGTACAATGTCTTTCAATTGGATGCGTTCGTGAACACCAGCAAAATCTCCGACCTGAGGCAGTTCCCCAAGGTGTCCACCGCCATCGATGCCATCTCCGTGTCCGGCCGCACGCTCCTCTCGCTCACGCAATCCGTGCAGAACATTTTGGAGAACATGCTGCAGACGTCCTCGTTCAATTTGACCACGTACCGCAGTAGCGTGGGTGCGCCCACGCCCGAAAAGGATTTGGCCACGTTCATTGATCAGATGCAGCGGGTGGCCTTGCAG ATTCAGGACGTGGCCACCTCCTCGCGCATGACCACTCTGGGCAGCCGCTCCAAGCGGCTGCAGGCCTCGATTCTCCAGCCGCTGGAGAACCTGCAGAACGAGATTCTCTACCACCTGACGGCGCTGGAGCTGCAGCGCGATCCGTGGGCCAAGCAGGTCAACCAGACCCTGAACCACCTCAAGAGCATCCAGAGCTACCTGGAGAACAAGGCCGGCGAGATTTGCCACAACATGACGCGGGATTACACGGATCG CTTGAAGGCCTACTTGACCACCAGTAAGGCAACCATGGAGTCCCAGCTGGGCGACACCACGACCAAGTGCCGACCCTTCTACGACACCTTCGACGCCAGCCGCACCTTCCTCTGCCGCAACATGGTGGACTTCATCAACGGCCTCACCTTCTTCATCTTCCTTACACTGCTCCTCTGGGCTATCGGCACTCCGGTGGGCCTCAACCTGATCACGGTCCAAACGCGGCTGAATGTGATGCAGGCGGCTCAGGCGCGCAGCAAGGGCAGGCACAGGAGGAGCGACCGGAGTCCGGAGCATGAGCAGAGGAGCGGAAGTCGCGGCCGGAAGAAGCAACGGACGAGCAGTTCGGCGACCAGCGGGCGGAGCGGAAAGAGGGACCAGAGCCGGGAGAGGAGCACCAGCAGCACGGCGAGACCGAAACCTCCTTTGTAA
- the LOC117136254 gene encoding UBX domain-containing protein 2B, translated as MTDEQKLSTFMKRHGVREEVARQYLSSNNWSLEVASSTYESEAVSKKQEPEKSSEHSQANESNRDLHSLLSEISRRKEGDQEGYQACASNSSSDHDSPAGKRVNINSSTPAITNNDSDRSLRVWGHGNRLGSAHPINPPPRSATEDSDTEPADDEHTIVVLHLWSEGFSLDDGSLRLYALPENERFLRAILRGDFPEEMLRVPRVQLSVQDHTNESYRHLSRKQFMGPGRPLNSPSPQILVVGPMPVEAQGLQLNERADTTTVQLRMADGSRVAGRFNLTHNVGDLYQYARLARPEFSDRSFVLMTAFPRQELVESDTRTLVQANLCNVVVIQHLNEEQVEPLSSDASEPLVQ; from the coding sequence ATGACCGATGAGCAGAAGCTGAGCACCTTCATGAAGCGGCATGGGGTGCGTGAGGAGGTGGCCCGTCAGTACCTGAGCTCCAACAACTGGTCCCTGGAGGTAGCCAGCAGCACCTACGAATCGGAGGCGGTTTCCAAAAAGCAAGAGCCCGAGAAGTCCTCCGAGCACTCGCAGGCGAATGAGAGCAATCGGGATCTCCATTCCCTGCTGAGTGAGATATCCCGGCGGAAGGAGGGCGACCAGGAAGGCTACCAGGCATGTGCATCGAACAGCTCCTCCGATCACGACAGTCCGGCGGGCAAGCGGGTGAACATCAACAGCTCCACGCCGGCTATAACAAACAACGACAGCGACCGCAGTCTGCGGGTCTGGGGGCATGGCAATCGGTTGGGAAGCGCCCATCCCATCAATCCCCCTCCTAGATCCGCGACCGAGGATTCGGATACGGAACCGGCCGACGACGAGCACACCATAGTCGTCCTTCACCTCTGGTCTGAGGGATTCTCCCTGGACGACGGCTCTTTGAGGTTGTACGCACTGCCCGAAAACGAGCGATTTCTCCGCGCTATTTTGAGGGGGGACTTTCCCGAGGAAATGCTCCGGGTGCCCAGAGTGCAGCTGAGCGTGCAGGATCACACTAACGAATCCTATCGTCACTTGTCCCGGAAACAGTTCATGGGACCTGGCCGACCGCTGAACAGCCCCTCACCCCAGATACTCGTCGTGGGCCCAATGCCCGTTGAAGCCCAAGGCCTTCAGCTCAACGAACGGGCCGACACGACCACCGTGCAGTTGAGGATGGCGGATGGGAGTCGTGTGGCAGGACGCTTTAATCTCACCCACAACGTCGGGGATCTCTACCAGTATGCCCGACTGGCCAGACCCGAGTTCTCGGACCGGAGCTTCGTCCTGATGACCGCCTTTCCGCGACAGGAACTCGTCGAATCGGACACCCGAACGTTGGTGCAGGCGAATCTCTGCAACGTGGTGGTCATCCAACATTTGAACGAGGAGCAGGTGGAGCCGTTGTCCAGCGATGCTTCAGAACCCCTCGTGCAATAA
- the LOC117136251 gene encoding uncharacterized protein LOC117136251 isoform X1 — protein sequence MDQRNLTLPTPAATTIMSSSSAAMSAGFATLGGPTTAALAGSTIALATTTTAPPTTTPATFFTYSIPGMDIAPGPFIFTYVSEFLSLITPEELPLDSIRDVLHKNTSLMDFASNAIKIESGFIALMSVFAILALVPLIATCAWCCGRRSTQEEVDHIRNAPCHIRDESLEESLRCRKSAGLVTLWVVFILLTLSDFSIFYANSRLSAGIEMTPEMVKSAVHDVEVFLKDTHLQIKQKLDNGFHVSVERVVKDLEDVDVLLGEPIQAEISAHTGLELAYDSLTTLSLANAELIYRVLMLQETVGRALKLSQEAAARMEELQIQLSVLQRQCTYRDRPLCDTLRIRSFEENGVVDALKTVSPCQSAPLHCAPPWTPEDTLAESGKICNIHGDHVLIKVIESCSKDCFNMCCLFKRPSLVSRVLCKGIPQTAFPQSQSSFLVERINNLYSDFLSSYPFSLDLTVFLIPTAISHFLDNGTTTSPTICQLQEDQSIFRMRYLGEIEFGATVKNLTSEVGVSRSIFSNFPQQVKHDTAYERNYTLEQLASIRHRTTANAQQLTSTVNGLLRRLEDTWSSLEPAYNELKEWADAYWSVGWIAGTVIVWVMLFMLMSYCCFLCESNAKSGVVFFIAVMLICLASICLTIFGVFSLAVGGNAEVFVCRSLYDDDYNMLGKLLDKPGYAYAREPQTGIIGELLRPVGVNRSVVNVGLGQALRGCEQNQASYNVFQLDAFVNTSKISDLRQFPKVSTAIDAISVSGRTLLSLTQSVQNILENMLQTSSFNLTTYRSSVGAPTPEKDLATFIDQMQRVALQIQDVATSSRMTTLGSRSKRLQASILQPLENLQNEILYHLTALELQRDPWAKQVNQTLNHLKSIQSYLENKAGEICHNMTRDYTDRLKAYLTTSKATMESQLGDTTTKCRPFYDTFDASRTFLCRNMVDFINGLTFFIFLTLLLWAIGTPVGLNLITVQTRLNVMQAAQARSKGRHRRSDRSPEHEQRSGSRGRKKQRTSSSATSGRSGKRDQSRERSTSSTARPKPPLRRTATEETLDLADEDSTPSRQQLQQQPPPQRRQESDRERVRERDQRSRERELSRGRDASAMNTPVRSRSRQQLRHDPEDDNWGSSSGPSRANSRERDRESSQTRKILNIWQSRNKVKTPLRRQGTEEFDFEDAHEDRGWQAQSQNQVQNQSHAHNQSSVSPEQRPDPRSHRSNLRTKPKLRSTNADRASSEAVRRPITPVLSVNPDIPAAIPMPRTPMRLKSKVSLTARAVQDIVNKRNQRLQRTGTDEFDLDDSDAYGAGGHLDADVAAARRTPPRGAPPPPPPPAAGLNSDKVYIF from the exons ATGGACCAGCGCAATCTAACACTGCCAACGccagccgcaacaacaattATGTCCTCGTCATCCGCAGCGATGTCGGCGGGCTTCGCAACCCTTGGAGGACCCACCACGGCCGCCCTGGCCGGATCCACAATAGCAttagccacaacaacaacggcgcCGCCAACAACGACGCCAGCCACATTTTTTACCTACAGCATACCAGGCATGGACATTGCGCCCGGACCATTTATATTCACCTACGTTAGTGAATTTTTATCGCTTATCACGCCCGAGGAATTGCCGCTGG ATTCCATACGCGATGTTCTACACAAAAATACCAGCCTGATGGACTTCGCCTCCAAT GCCATTAAAATCGAGTCCGGCTTCATTGCCCTGATGAGCGTGTTCGCCATCCTGGCCCTGGTTCCCCTGATTGCCACGTGCGCCTGGTGCTGCGGTCGTCGCTCCACCCAGGAGGAGGTGGACCACATACGGAATGCACCCTGTCACATCCGGGACGAGTCGCTGGAGGAGAGCTTGCGGTGTCGCAAGAGCGCCGGGCTGGTCACCCTGTGGGTCGTCTTCATCCTGCTGAC GCTGAGCGACTTCAGCATATTTTACGCCAACAGTCGCTTGTCCGCCGGAATAGAGATGACGCCCGAGATGGTCAAGTCAGCCGTGCACGACGTGGAGGTCTTCCTGAAGGACACGCATCTACAAATCAAGCAAAAACTGGATAATGGCTTTCACGTTTCCGTGGAGCGGGTCGTCAAAGACCTGGAAG ACGTGGATGTTCTCCTTGGCGAGCCGATTCAAGCGGAAATATCCGCACACACTGGCCTTGAGCTGGCGTATGATTCACTGACGACGCTTAGCCTGG CGAACGCGGAGCTCATCTACCGCGTGCTCATGCTGCAGGAGACGGTGGGCAGGGCCCTGAAGCTCTCCCAGGAGGCGGCCGCCAGGATGGAGGAGCTGCAGATCCAGCTGTCCGTGCTGCAGCGCCAGTGCACGTACCGCGACCGCCCGCTCTGCGacacgttgcgtatacgcagctTCGAGGAGAACGGCGTCGTCGACGCCCTGAAAACTGTGAGTCCTTGTCAGTCTGCGCCGCTCCATTGTGCTCCTCCTTGGACACCCGAGGATACTCTTGCAGAAAGTGGGAAAATATGCAATATTCATGGAGATCACGTGTTAATAAAAGTGATTGAAAGCTGTTCAAAAGATTGCTTCAATATGTGTTGCTTGTTTAAAAGACCTTCATTAGTATCCCGAGTGCTCTGCAAGGGTATTCCGCAGACTGCGTTTCCCCAAAGCCAGTCTTCGTTCCTAGTTGAACGTATAAATAATTTGTACTCCGACTTCCTCTCCTCCTACCCGTTTTCCTTGGACCTCACTGTTTTTCTAATTCCAACCGCCATATCTCATTTCCTGGACAACGGCACGACGACATCGCCGACAATTTGTCAGCTGCAAGAGGACCAGAGCATCTTCCGTATGCGCTACTTGGGCGAAATTGAATTCGGTGCCACTGTCAAAAATCTGACATCGGAAGTTGGCGTGTCACGTTCCATTTTCAGCAATTTCCCGCAACAAGTTAAACATGACACGGCTTATGAGCGGAACT ATACATTGGAGCAGTTGGCCAGCATTCGCCACCGGACGACTGCCAATGCCCAGCAGCTGACCTCTACGGTAAATGGACTGCTCCGGCGGCTGGAGGACACATGGTCATCCCTGGAGCCCGCCTACAACGAGCTGAAGGAGTGGGCGGACGCCTACTGGAGTGTGGGCTGGATTGCCGGGACGGTGATAGTCTGGGTAATGCTCTTCATGCTGATGTCCTACTGCTGCTTCCTCTGCGAGTCGAATGCCAAGTCCGGCGTGGTCTTCTTCATCGCCGTGATGCTCATCTGCTTGGCCAGCATTTGTCTCACCATTTTCGGGGTGTTCTCCCTGGCCGTGGGCGGCAATGCCGAGGTCTTTGTCTGCCGATCTCTCTACGACGACGACTACAACATGCTGGGTAAGCTGCTGGACAAGCCGGGTTACGCATACGCCCGGGAGCCCCAGACCGGCATCATCGGGGAGCTACTGCGTCCTGTCGGCGTCAATCGGTCGGTGGTCAACGTGGGTCTGGGCCAGGCCCTCAG GGGCTGCGAGCAAAATCAAGCATCGTACAATGTCTTTCAATTGGATGCGTTCGTGAACACCAGCAAAATCTCCGACCTGAGGCAGTTCCCCAAGGTGTCCACCGCCATCGATGCCATCTCCGTGTCCGGCCGCACGCTCCTCTCGCTCACGCAATCCGTGCAGAACATTTTGGAGAACATGCTGCAGACGTCCTCGTTCAATTTGACCACGTACCGCAGTAGCGTGGGTGCGCCCACGCCCGAAAAGGATTTGGCCACGTTCATTGATCAGATGCAGCGGGTGGCCTTGCAG ATTCAGGACGTGGCCACCTCCTCGCGCATGACCACTCTGGGCAGCCGCTCCAAGCGGCTGCAGGCCTCGATTCTCCAGCCGCTGGAGAACCTGCAGAACGAGATTCTCTACCACCTGACGGCGCTGGAGCTGCAGCGCGATCCGTGGGCCAAGCAGGTCAACCAGACCCTGAACCACCTCAAGAGCATCCAGAGCTACCTGGAGAACAAGGCCGGCGAGATTTGCCACAACATGACGCGGGATTACACGGATCG CTTGAAGGCCTACTTGACCACCAGTAAGGCAACCATGGAGTCCCAGCTGGGCGACACCACGACCAAGTGCCGACCCTTCTACGACACCTTCGACGCCAGCCGCACCTTCCTCTGCCGCAACATGGTGGACTTCATCAACGGCCTCACCTTCTTCATCTTCCTTACACTGCTCCTCTGGGCTATCGGCACTCCGGTGGGCCTCAACCTGATCACGGTCCAAACGCGGCTGAATGTGATGCAGGCGGCTCAGGCGCGCAGCAAGGGCAGGCACAGGAGGAGCGACCGGAGTCCGGAGCATGAGCAGAGGAGCGGAAGTCGCGGCCGGAAGAAGCAACGGACGAGCAGTTCGGCGACCAGCGGGCGGAGCGGAAAGAGGGACCAGAGCCGGGAGAGGAGCACCAGCAGCACGGCGAGACCGAAACCTCCTTT AAGACGGACTGCCACAGAAGAAACCCTTGATCTGGCAGACGAAGACTCCACCCCATCGAGAcaacagctgcagcagcagccgccgccaCAGCGACGCCAGGAATCGGACAGGGAGCGGGTGCGGGAGCGGGATCAGCGAAGTCGGGAGCGGGAATTGAGCAGGGGCCGCGACGCGTCCGCCATGAACACGCCGGTGCGCAGCCGCAGTCGCCAGCAACT GCGCCACGACCCCGAGGATGACAATTGGGGCTCGTCCAGCGGACCCAGTAGGGCCAACTCCCGAGAGCGAGATCGCGAGAGCAGTCAGACTAGAAAGATACTCAATATTTGGCAGTCGCGCAATAAGGTCAAGACGCCCCT TCGCCGTCAAGGCACTGAGGAGTTCGACTTTGAGGATGCCCACGAAGACAGGGGCTGGCAAGCCCAGTCCCAAAACCAGGTTCAGAACCAAAGCCACGCTCATAACCAGTCCAGTGTCAGTCCCGAACAAAGGCCCGATCCGCGCAGCCATCGCTCCAATCTCCGTACTAAGCCCAAGTT ACGTAGTACCAATGCGGATAGAGCTAGCAGTGAAGCGGTCCGGCGACCCATAACTCCCGTGCTCAGCGTAAATCCGGACATTCCGGCCGCCATTCCGATGCCCCGGACGCCGATGCGTCTCAAGAGCAAGGTGTCGTTGACCGCCCGAGCTGTGCAGGACATTGTCAACAAGCGGAATCAGCGCCT CCAACGCACCGGCACCGATGAATTCGACTTGGACGACAGCGATGCATACGGTGCTGGAGGCCACTTGGATGCGGACGTGGCGGC CGCGCGACGCACGCCGCCCAGGGGCGCACCTCCGCCCCCTCCTCCGCCAGCGGCCGGCTTGAACAG CGACAAAGTCTATATATTCTGA
- the LOC117136252 gene encoding GPI mannosyltransferase 4 isoform X2, whose product MRLTKLWQNRSPGDRHLGTYFCFAAVRLLLVFVPQLGYVHPDEFFQSVEVMTGDHFRLEHTRTWEFNNSLPVRSIVLPFALLRIPWSFYEFVAECMKVWWQLELLGTYAYVVFPRLIYTVISFSNDYCLFRICRLYGLRFEIRLLALGSSWILLVFGTRTFSNSLEMAMCSWLLCLVSDCMLRTNTVVYKKEFLEEKYDKAESISERVRIWKLKNSLPAHNLQHLMAMSTICVAGVFNRPTFLLFGAPMVFFWLLRGMGTRSITFRDFNLRIALFCLCALPALVFFIFCDSLYYQHLTLGELHMMHLSIDNFVFTPWNFIKANLDSAQTASHGVHPCYVHLMVNMPMLFNVLALASLGAFAQLLLRFFRAEYQVLPRFQSIVSLMSGAIFVPLFFLSLINHQEPRFLLPVTFPLILLHAPKLITGFSAKYPFQKDHPLLRLFYDKLLSTKASGPYLLKIWYVSNVALTLFFGFIHQAGVYPLAADISHVIATKPAATHVHLITSHIYSLPLHLINIPSSRVLHFNRQTHQRYRRPRDFYMYEYGGLPLDSLLQKVKLISGSCEVKQSGPSRRRYKLYLAIPASLSADLHEALVHSNASSYLNFELLKVFYPHLSTEAFPRLQGRHPCDVDAPHWAHDDLRGTCAAEQLPAFSFAYLNKQFSSFVHQLGLALYEIDVTRNKPRYVSLAHSGFSPSKGFSLLIVQFLICLALCIAAAQAGFIASPVTTYAAAPAYAASYAAPVAYSAPVATYAAAAPAYSTYAAAAPAYSTYAAAAPAYSTYAAAAPAYTASVYSAPAYTAPVTTYAAGAAYAAPVTTYSAPAIVSPFLKKK is encoded by the exons ATGCGCTTGACAAAGCTGTGGCAGAACCGCTCGCCCGGCGACCGCCACCTGGGCACTTACTTTTGCTTTGCGGCGGTGCGTCTGCTGCTCGTCTTTGTGCCCCAACTGGGCTACGTGCATCCGGATGAGTTCTTCCAGAGCGTGGAGGTGATGACTG GTGATCACTTCCGGTTGGAGCACACGCGCACCTGGGAGTTTAACAACTCCCTGCCGGTGAGATCAATCGTTCTGCCCTTCGCTCTGCTCCGGATTCCCTGGAGCTTCTACGAGTTTGTTGCCGAGTGCATGAAAGTCTGGTGGCAACTGGAGCTGCTGGGCACCTACGCGTACGTGGTGTTCCCCCGGCTGATTTACACTGTGATCTCCTTTAGCAACGACTACTGCTTGTTCCGCATTTGCCGGTTGTACGGACTCCGATTCGAGATACGCCTATTGGCCTTGGGTAGCTCCTGGATCCTTCTCGTCTTCGGCACCCGCACCTTCTCCAACAGCCTGGAAATGGCCATGTGCTCCTGGCTGCTCTGCTTGGTATCGGATTGCATGTTGCGCACGAACACGGTGGTGTACAAAAAGGAGTTCCTCGAAGAGAAGTACGACAAGGCGGAGTCCATCAGCGAAAGAGTGCGCATTTGGAAGCTGAAGAACTCCCTGCCGGCGCACAATCTGCAGCACCTTATGGCCATGTCAACCATTTGCGTAGCTGGCGTGTTCAATAGACCTACATTCCTGCTCTTTGGAGCACCCATGGTCTTCTTTTGGCTGCTGCGAGGCATGGGAACCAGAAGCATCACCTTCAGGGACTTTAATCTGCGTATTGCTCTCTTCTGCTTGTGCGCCCTGCCTGCCCTAGTATTCTTTATATTCTGCGACTCGCTGTACTACCAGCACTTGACCCTCGGAGAGCTGCACATGATGCACTTGAGCATCGACAACTTCGTCTTCACGCCCTGGAACTTCATTAAAGCCAACCTGGATTCGGCACAGACGGCCAGCCATGGAGTCCACCCGTGCTATGTCCATCTGATGGTCAACATGCCAATGCTGTTTAACGTCCTTGCCTTGGCTTCGCTGGGAGCCTTCGCACAGCTGCTGCTCAGATTCTTCCGGGCGGAATATCAGGTGCTGCCACGCTTCCAGAGCATCGTGTCATTGATGTCGGGGGCCATATTTGTGCCCCTCTTCTTCCTTTCCCTGATCAACCACCAGGAGCCGCGCTTCCTGCTGCCAGTTACATTCCCCCTTATTCTGCTACATGCGCCCAAACTTATCACAGGATTTAGTGCCAAGTATCCCTTCCAAAAGGACCACCCACTCCTGCGCTTGTTCTACGACAAACTGCTTTCGACCAAAGCTTCTGGTCCCTACCTGCTGAAGATCTGGTACGTAAGCAATGTGGCGCTGACCCTGTTCTTTGGCTTCATCCACCAGGCGGGCGTTTATCCCTTGGCGGCGGACATTTCGCATGTGATTGCCACTAAGCCGGCAGCAACGCACGTTCATCTTATAACATCGCACATATACAGCCTGCCTCTGCACCTGATCAACATTCCTAGCTCGAGGGTACTGCACTTTAACCGCCAGACCCACCAGCGATACCGTCGCCCAAGAGACTTTTATATGTACGAGTACGGAGGCCTACCCTTGGATTCCCTGCTGCAGAAGGTAAAACTCATCAGCGGGAGCTGCGAGGTGAAGCAGTCGGGCCCAAGTCGGCGGCGCTACAAATTGTATTTGGCCATTCCGGCGTCACTAAGTGCTGATCTTCACGAGGCTCTAGTGCACTCGAATGCATCCAGCTACCTTAACTTCGAACTGCTAAAGGTGTTCTATCCACACCTCTCCACGGAGGCGTTCCCTCGCCTTCAGGGCAGACATCCGTGCGATGTGGATGCTCCTCATTGGGCGCACGATGATCTGCGGGGCACTTGTGCCGCGGAGCAGCTGCCAGCGTTTAGCTTTGCCTACCTGAACAAGCAATTCAGCTCCTTCGTCCATCAACTAGGACTGGCGCTCTACGAGATCGATGTGACGCGCAACAAACCGCG GTATGTGTCACTTGCCCATTCGGGATTTTCACCATCTAAAGGATTCTCCTTGCTTATCGTCCAGTTCCTCATCTGCTTGGCCCTCTGCATCGCCGCCGCCCAGGCTGGCTTCATCGCCTCTCCAGTGACCACTTATGCCGCTGCTCCAGCATATGCCGCCTCCTATGCTGCTCCCGTGGCTTACAGCGCCCCAGTGGCCACCTATGCCGCCGCCGCTCCAGCCTACTCCACCTACGCCGCCGCCGCTCCTGCCTACTCGACCTACGCCGCCGCCGCCCCTGCCTACTCCACATACGCTGCTGCCGCTCCCGCTTACACCGCCTCGGTGTACAGTGCTCCGGCCTATACCGCTCCTGTGACCACCTATGCTGCTGGTGCCGCATACGCTGCTCCCGTGACCACCTACTCGGCTCCGGCCATCGTCAGCCCCTTCCTGAAGAAGAAGTAA